Proteins from one Hemibagrus wyckioides isolate EC202008001 linkage group LG16, SWU_Hwy_1.0, whole genome shotgun sequence genomic window:
- the LOC131366683 gene encoding GTP-binding protein Di-Ras2: MPEQSNDYRVVVFGAGGVGKSSLVLRFVKGTFRESYIPTIEDTYRQVISCDKSICTLQITDTTGSHQFPAMQRLSISKGHAFILVYSVTSKQSLEELKPIFEQICQIKGDVENIPIMLVGNKIDETSGREVETGDGEAMSKRWKCAFMETSAKTNHNVKELFQELLNLEKRRTVSLQIDGKKNKQQKRAEKLKGKCVVM; this comes from the coding sequence ATGCCAGAGCAGAGCAACGATTACCGTGTGGTCGTGTTTGGGGCCGGTGGGGTCGGCAAGAGTTCCCTGGTCCTGCGGTTTGTCAAGGGAACTTTCCGTGAGAGCTACATCCCTACCATTGAGGACACTTATAGGCAGGTAATCAGCTGTGACAAGAGCATCTGCACCCTTCAGATCACAGACACCACAGGCAGTCACCAGTTCCCTGCCATGCAACGCCTGTCCATCTCCAAGGGTCACGCTTTCATCCTGGTCTACTCTGTAACCAGCAAGCAGTCTCTGGAGGAACTAAAGCCCATCTTCGAACAGATCTGCCAGATCAAAGGTGATGTGGAGAACATTCCTATAATGTTGGTGGGCAACAAAATCGACGAGACCAGCGGCCGCGAGGTGGAGACCGGCGACGGCGAGGCCATGTCCAAGAGGTGGAAGTGCGCCTTCATGGAGACGTCAGCCAAAACCAACCACAACGTAAAAGAGCTCTTCCAGGAGCTGCTGAACCTGGAGAAGCGCAGGACTGTCAGCCTCCAGATTGATGGCAAAAAGAACAAGCAACAGAAACGTGCTGAGAAGCTTAAGGGAAAGTGTGTTGTCATGTGA